The nucleotide sequence AGGGCCAGACTGCATGAGTCCTGAATTGATAAGGGTATGAGGCATTGAAGCCTTTGCTCTGCGGACACTCGATCCTGACTTCTAAAGCATTGCCAAAAAGGTAAGGGCTCCCAATTGGGAGCCCTCGATCGCCCTAATTCGCATTGAGAAATTAAATCTTGCGAGAGTAGTACTCAACCACTAATAGCTCGTTCACCGGAGCACACACCGCTTCGCGGGGGGGGAGCTCTTTAATCTTGCCCTTGAGGGCATCTTTATCGAACTCTAGATAGTCGGGCAAAAACAAGCCGGGATATTCAGCATAATCCGCTATCAGCTTACGAGATTTAGTATTGTCGCGCACGGTGATGACATCGCCCGCCTTACATTCGTAGCTAGGAATGGAGACCTTACGGCCATTGACGCAGATATGACCGTGGTTAACTGCCTGACGGGCAGCGGGAATGGTGGGTGCCATGCCGAGAC is from Synechococcus sp. PCC 7336 and encodes:
- the rpsD gene encoding 30S ribosomal protein S4 is translated as MSRFTGPRLKVVRRFGGLDLPGLTRKRPKNTNPPGVHGAARKKKSEYAIRLEEKQKVRFNYGVTEKQMVRYMKRARRSKGSTGLALLQMLEMRLDCIAFRLGMAPTIPAARQAVNHGHICVNGRKVSIPSYECKAGDVITVRDNTKSRKLIADYAEYPGLFLPDYLEFDKDALKGKIKELPPREAVCAPVNELLVVEYYSRKI